The candidate division KSB1 bacterium genome window below encodes:
- the pdxS gene encoding pyridoxal 5'-phosphate synthase lyase subunit PdxS: MKDAHDMKLKIGLAEMLKGGVIMDVTTPEQAKIAEAAGAVAVMALERIPADIRAHGGVARMSDPAVIKAIQKAVSIPVMAKCRIGHFAEAQVLEALGVDFIDESEVLTPADEEYHVDKWKFKVPFVCGCRNLGEALRRIAEGAAMIRTKGEAGTGNIVEAVRHMRAVQSGIRRIQTLGDEELVTEAKNLGAPVELVRQVKELGRLPVPNFSAGGVATPADASLMRQLGAESVFVGSGIFKSSNPEKMAQAIVTATTHYMDFDLIARVSEGLGEPMRGIEIDKIPEAERMADRGW, from the coding sequence ATGAAAGATGCACATGATATGAAACTCAAGATCGGTTTGGCCGAAATGCTCAAAGGCGGCGTGATCATGGACGTGACGACGCCGGAGCAGGCCAAGATTGCCGAGGCGGCCGGCGCCGTTGCCGTGATGGCCTTGGAACGCATACCGGCCGATATTCGCGCGCACGGCGGCGTGGCGCGCATGTCCGATCCGGCGGTGATCAAAGCGATTCAAAAGGCGGTGTCGATTCCCGTCATGGCCAAATGCCGCATCGGTCATTTTGCCGAAGCGCAGGTCCTCGAAGCGCTCGGCGTGGATTTCATCGATGAAAGCGAGGTGTTGACCCCGGCCGATGAAGAATATCATGTCGACAAGTGGAAATTCAAAGTGCCGTTTGTTTGCGGCTGCCGCAATCTGGGCGAGGCGCTACGCCGCATTGCCGAAGGAGCGGCCATGATCCGCACCAAAGGCGAAGCCGGAACCGGCAATATTGTCGAAGCGGTGCGCCATATGCGCGCCGTGCAGAGCGGCATTCGCCGCATCCAAACGTTGGGTGATGAAGAACTCGTAACCGAAGCCAAGAACCTCGGCGCGCCGGTGGAGCTGGTTCGCCAAGTCAAGGAGCTCGGCCGTCTGCCGGTGCCCAACTTTTCGGCGGGAGGCGTAGCCACTCCGGCCGACGCTTCGCTGATGCGTCAATTGGGCGCCGAAAGCGTATTTGTCGGCAGCGGCATTTTCAAGTCGTCCAATCCGGAAAAAATGGCGCAGGCCATCGTCACGGCCACCACGCACTATATGGATTTCGATCTCATTGCCCGCGTTTCCGAAGGGCTCGGCGAACCGATGCGCGGCATCGAAATCGACAAAATACCCGAAGCCGAACGCATGGCGGATCGCGGATGGTAA
- the pdxT gene encoding pyridoxal 5'-phosphate synthase glutaminase subunit PdxT, with product MDVTIGVLALQGDYEKHLQMLQRLGCGGRLVYTAADLQACDGLIVPGGESTTLILLMKKHGLWEPIRDFARRRPYFGTCAGCIVAARSVLGHEQESLDLIDIAVERNAYGRQVDSFIDEVQIVLNGQYGVCEGVFIRAPKIRALGEGVQTLGKHGRDVVLAQQKHVLVSTFHPELTDDPTIHRYFLDLVQHRKAAG from the coding sequence ATGGACGTTACAATCGGCGTGCTGGCGCTGCAGGGGGATTACGAGAAACATCTGCAAATGCTCCAACGCCTCGGATGCGGCGGACGGCTGGTTTATACAGCGGCGGATCTGCAGGCTTGCGACGGCCTCATCGTCCCCGGCGGCGAATCGACGACGCTCATTCTGCTCATGAAAAAGCACGGCCTTTGGGAACCGATTCGCGACTTTGCACGCCGGCGCCCCTATTTCGGCACCTGCGCGGGCTGCATCGTCGCGGCGCGCAGCGTGCTCGGCCATGAGCAGGAATCGCTCGACCTGATTGACATTGCCGTGGAGCGCAATGCCTACGGTCGACAGGTCGATTCCTTCATCGACGAGGTGCAGATCGTCCTAAACGGCCAATATGGGGTCTGCGAGGGCGTCTTTATCCGCGCCCCCAAGATTCGCGCTTTGGGGGAAGGAGTGCAAACGCTCGGCAAACACGGCCGTGACGTCGTGTTGGCGCAGCAGAAGCATGTTCTCGTCTCCACGTTTCATCCGGAGCTGACGGACGATCCGACCATTCATCGCTATTTCCTTGATCTCGTGCAGCACCGCAAAGCAGCCGGTTGA
- a CDS encoding MBL fold metallo-hydrolase, with protein sequence MFLFDERGIKLEGVDFWLDAQRATPFSFVSHGHSDHLKNHAQILATPPTILFHALRARQKKAVALDYHRPYFVGDLKIELYPSGHVLGAAMIRIERNGRSLLYTGDFKIKAGLTAEPIVIPRADILIMESTFGHPAFTFSEEGDPKAQLLDFIEECIRKKTTPVVMAYGLGKAQEAMKLLGSAGYDVRVHHDAWRIARIYEQFGISFEGCSLWRHEPLNGRQVLIIPPHAVRFRRAAGLPVKRRTVLLSGWAKSPLGNRFGADHCIPLSDHADFNELIFFVRQVQPQKIYTLHGFEDFPLYLRDLGYDAEYLS encoded by the coding sequence ATGTTTTTATTCGATGAGAGGGGCATCAAGTTGGAAGGCGTCGATTTCTGGCTGGATGCGCAGCGGGCGACGCCCTTTTCCTTCGTCTCGCACGGCCATTCCGATCACCTCAAGAACCACGCACAGATTTTGGCGACGCCGCCGACGATTCTTTTTCACGCCCTGCGCGCTCGTCAAAAAAAGGCCGTAGCGCTCGACTATCATCGCCCCTATTTCGTCGGTGATCTCAAGATCGAGCTGTATCCCTCCGGCCATGTGTTGGGCGCCGCCATGATCCGCATCGAGCGCAATGGCCGCTCCCTGCTCTATACCGGCGACTTTAAAATCAAAGCAGGACTGACGGCGGAGCCGATCGTTATCCCCCGTGCCGACATTCTGATCATGGAATCGACCTTCGGCCATCCCGCTTTCACATTTTCCGAGGAGGGCGATCCTAAAGCCCAACTTTTGGATTTCATCGAAGAATGTATCCGCAAAAAAACGACGCCGGTGGTGATGGCCTACGGCCTCGGCAAGGCGCAGGAGGCAATGAAGCTGCTCGGCAGTGCCGGATATGACGTTCGCGTACACCACGACGCTTGGCGGATCGCCCGCATTTATGAGCAGTTCGGCATCTCTTTTGAGGGATGCAGTCTCTGGCGGCACGAGCCGCTGAACGGCCGTCAGGTGTTGATCATTCCTCCCCACGCCGTGCGATTTCGGCGCGCCGCCGGTCTGCCGGTAAAGCGGCGCACCGTGCTGCTTTCCGGTTGGGCTAAGAGTCCGCTCGGCAACCGCTTCGGCGCGGATCACTGCATTCCCTTGAGCGATCACGCCGACTTTAACGAGTTGATTTTCTTTGTCCGACAGGTTCAACCGCAAAAAATCTACACGCTGCACGGCTTTGAGGATTTTCCGCTTTACCTTCGCGACCTCGGATATGATGCAGAATATCTCTCATAA